The following coding sequences lie in one Candidatus Neptunochlamydia sp. REUL1 genomic window:
- the pheT gene encoding phenylalanine--tRNA ligase subunit beta, translating into MRVPLSWLKEFVELDLSEKALSNVLTLAGLEVDKVEATPFCFKGVVVAEVKETAPHPNADKLTVAQVFDGSETVQVVCGDPKCSAGMKVALATVGATLEGEEGKTFKIKRSKLRNVESFGMLCAESELGLSENDSGILRLGEDAPLGVEISELFGDVIFEISLTPNLGHCMSMLGMGRDVAALLDQKAKRPNVVVNEGSEKTGVSVSIEDLENCRRYCAREIRGIRVGPSPDWMKSRLENAGVRSINNIVDVTNYVMLELGQPLHAFDGKKVRGQKISVQSTTQSISFETLDGEKRKIPENTLMIHDDKGPIAVAGVMGGANSEVEDGTTDIILESAFFDPSAVRRGSKALNLRSESSARFERGVDFEMVPIALDRAAELIAELGGGVVQQGRVDVIGKEKKRKKIKVRLNRTNQILGTKLSLSEVESFLKRLEMEVKGEGDTLHVTVPSYRNDIHGEIDLIEEVARIFGYNNIKKREARVVNSPLPHAAIYLIEKKVREKLIEAGLQEFLTCDLISPELTELCLEKQLGEKEEIKVLKPSSVDQSILRMSLLPGMLQAVKHNFDRKTRDIHAFEIGKIHFKDGDHYRERLMAGILCVGKRRPYHWEQKAEETDFFDLKGILENIIEGGAYEKAHFKSFHPGKQASIELNGSRLGVMGEVHPERLKRLDIEERVFFAQIDLHEWMASLKKDRKMTLLPQFPGSNRDWTVTLDREVPLGTVFESIQSFRSKLLKESMLLDVYESEKLGKGKKNITFRFIYRDDRKTIEQSQVDKEHERLITHIQRN; encoded by the coding sequence ATGCGTGTCCCCCTCTCCTGGTTAAAAGAGTTTGTCGAGTTAGATTTGAGTGAGAAAGCTCTTTCCAATGTCTTGACACTGGCAGGACTTGAAGTCGATAAGGTCGAGGCAACCCCCTTCTGCTTTAAGGGTGTAGTGGTTGCTGAAGTCAAGGAAACGGCTCCCCACCCTAACGCTGACAAGCTAACTGTTGCTCAGGTTTTTGATGGAAGCGAAACGGTGCAAGTCGTGTGTGGGGATCCAAAATGTTCAGCCGGAATGAAAGTAGCTCTTGCAACGGTGGGAGCCACACTTGAGGGTGAGGAAGGAAAAACTTTTAAGATTAAGCGCTCAAAGTTGCGCAATGTCGAGTCATTTGGAATGTTGTGCGCAGAGAGCGAACTAGGGCTATCCGAAAATGACAGCGGAATCCTTAGACTCGGAGAGGATGCTCCTTTAGGGGTTGAAATTTCTGAACTATTCGGTGATGTGATTTTTGAAATCTCTCTAACCCCTAACTTGGGCCATTGCATGAGCATGCTTGGAATGGGACGAGATGTGGCAGCGCTCCTTGACCAGAAAGCAAAGCGACCAAACGTAGTGGTAAATGAAGGGAGCGAAAAAACAGGCGTCTCTGTCTCCATTGAAGACTTAGAAAATTGCAGGCGTTACTGCGCCCGAGAAATCCGAGGAATTCGTGTTGGTCCTTCTCCTGATTGGATGAAAAGCCGACTAGAGAATGCTGGCGTTCGAAGCATTAATAACATTGTAGACGTCACAAACTACGTGATGTTAGAGCTCGGACAACCGCTCCATGCCTTTGATGGAAAAAAGGTGCGGGGACAAAAAATCTCCGTTCAATCAACAACTCAGTCTATTTCCTTCGAAACGCTGGATGGGGAAAAGCGAAAAATCCCTGAAAATACTTTGATGATTCATGACGACAAGGGCCCCATTGCCGTTGCTGGAGTCATGGGAGGGGCTAACTCAGAAGTTGAGGATGGGACAACTGATATCATCTTGGAATCAGCCTTTTTCGACCCTTCTGCTGTCAGAAGAGGAAGCAAAGCGCTGAACCTTCGAAGTGAATCTTCGGCACGTTTTGAAAGAGGCGTCGACTTTGAAATGGTCCCCATTGCGCTCGACCGTGCTGCAGAGCTCATTGCAGAGCTCGGAGGTGGCGTAGTACAACAGGGAAGAGTCGATGTTATCGGGAAAGAGAAAAAGCGGAAAAAAATTAAAGTCCGGCTTAATAGAACCAATCAGATTTTGGGAACAAAGCTCAGCTTGAGCGAAGTAGAATCCTTTCTCAAGCGCCTCGAAATGGAGGTCAAAGGAGAGGGTGACACCCTTCACGTGACCGTTCCTTCTTACCGCAATGATATCCACGGAGAAATCGACCTAATTGAAGAAGTCGCCCGTATTTTTGGTTATAACAATATCAAGAAGCGAGAAGCACGCGTTGTAAATTCTCCTCTCCCACATGCTGCGATCTATCTTATCGAAAAAAAGGTGCGAGAAAAACTCATTGAAGCGGGGCTCCAGGAATTTTTAACCTGTGATCTCATTAGCCCAGAGCTCACCGAACTTTGCCTAGAAAAACAATTGGGAGAGAAGGAAGAAATCAAGGTTTTGAAACCAAGCTCTGTCGACCAATCCATCTTGAGAATGTCTCTTCTCCCTGGAATGCTTCAAGCTGTGAAACATAACTTCGACCGGAAAACCCGAGACATTCACGCTTTCGAGATTGGAAAGATCCACTTTAAAGACGGAGACCATTATCGAGAACGTTTAATGGCTGGGATTCTTTGTGTAGGGAAAAGACGTCCTTATCATTGGGAGCAAAAAGCAGAAGAGACTGATTTTTTCGATCTAAAAGGCATTCTTGAAAATATCATCGAAGGAGGGGCTTACGAAAAAGCTCACTTTAAGAGTTTTCACCCTGGGAAACAAGCAAGCATTGAGCTGAATGGCTCTCGGCTAGGTGTTATGGGGGAGGTTCACCCTGAGCGATTAAAACGCCTCGACATAGAAGAAAGGGTTTTCTTTGCTCAGATCGATCTTCATGAGTGGATGGCCTCGTTAAAAAAAGACAGAAAAATGACCTTATTGCCCCAATTTCCGGGGAGTAATCGTGATTGGACTGTAACTCTTGATCGAGAGGTTCCTCTTGGAACTGTTTTCGAATCAATTCAAAGTTTCCGCTCGAAGCTCCTAAAAGAATCCATGCTCCTTGATGTCTACGAAAGCGAAAAACTGGGGAAAGGTAAAAAGAACATCACTTTCCGCTTTATTTATCGTGATGATCGAAAAACAATTGAGCAGTCCCAGGTTGACAAGGAACATGAGCGGCTGATCACGCATATCCAAAGGAACTAG
- a CDS encoding IS630 transposase-related protein → MTYSLDFRKKALSIRSREKLSFAQAAKRFGVSVNSLFLWSKQIEPKQTKNRPAIKIDKETLMGDIEEYPDAFCYERANRLNVTASGIRSAMKRLKISYKKHTKPSQSLRKKKKGLRAKNCKI, encoded by the coding sequence ATGACCTATTCATTGGATTTTAGAAAAAAAGCACTGTCAATTCGAAGCAGAGAAAAATTGAGCTTTGCACAAGCAGCAAAACGTTTTGGTGTAAGCGTCAACAGTTTATTTCTTTGGTCTAAACAAATAGAGCCCAAACAAACTAAGAATAGACCTGCGATCAAGATTGATAAAGAGACTTTAATGGGGGACATCGAAGAATATCCAGATGCCTTCTGCTATGAACGAGCCAATCGTTTAAACGTAACCGCCTCAGGCATTCGTAGTGCGATGAAGCGGCTAAAAATCAGCTATAAAAAACACACTAAACCATCCCAAAGCTTGCGAAAAAAAAAGAAAGGCCTTCGTGCAAAAAATTGCAAAATATAA
- a CDS encoding toxin-antitoxin system YwqK family antitoxin: MKRLSPLIIALSGLFIFGCQNSSKDQDENVVSKRYIHKYGYDVSKEEWEGATYPGQVVTTLRNGVTVTSSYEDGILNGPTTYTFPHSNTFESLNVYERGNLVKKTSYDIRSIPQKEQVFFSPSHTKVTRWFQKGTPLSVEEYHNHELLEGEYFNERNETEHRVVKGSGVCIIRDQHENIVAKETIEAGFPVLRETFHTHGIPHTVIPLSGGLIHGEKKVFAPTGEPISVEPYKKNVLDGVATYYQNGCRYLELQYKDGRKHGMERHFVDGETVVEETEWMDGQKHGPSIVFFDGMSRTCYFYNNQAVSKERYRELSEIEENIAIMNDRALKRD, encoded by the coding sequence ATGAAAAGACTTTCCCCCCTAATTATCGCGCTATCTGGACTGTTTATTTTTGGCTGTCAGAACTCTAGCAAAGATCAAGATGAAAATGTAGTGTCCAAGAGATACATTCATAAATATGGTTATGATGTTTCAAAAGAAGAATGGGAGGGTGCAACCTATCCCGGTCAAGTCGTCACGACACTTAGAAATGGCGTAACTGTTACGTCGTCCTATGAAGATGGCATTCTTAACGGACCAACTACTTATACATTCCCTCACTCAAATACTTTTGAATCCCTTAACGTTTATGAAAGAGGAAATCTGGTAAAGAAAACCTCTTATGACATCCGAAGCATTCCTCAGAAGGAGCAAGTGTTCTTCTCACCCTCCCATACAAAAGTGACACGATGGTTTCAAAAGGGAACCCCTCTAAGTGTGGAAGAGTACCATAATCATGAACTTCTTGAGGGCGAATACTTTAATGAAAGAAATGAGACAGAACACCGCGTTGTCAAGGGCTCTGGAGTATGTATCATACGTGATCAACACGAGAATATTGTTGCAAAAGAGACCATTGAAGCAGGTTTCCCTGTCCTTCGGGAAACATTTCACACCCATGGAATTCCCCATACTGTGATCCCTCTTTCTGGTGGGCTTATTCACGGGGAGAAAAAAGTTTTTGCTCCAACTGGAGAGCCTATTTCTGTTGAACCTTACAAGAAAAACGTACTTGATGGCGTCGCTACATATTACCAGAACGGCTGCCGCTATCTCGAGCTCCAATATAAGGATGGCAGAAAACATGGAATGGAACGTCACTTCGTTGATGGAGAGACCGTTGTAGAAGAAACAGAATGGATGGATGGGCAAAAACATGGTCCTTCAATCGTCTTCTTTGATGGAATGTCTCGCACATGTTACTTTTATAATAACCAAGCGGTTAGTAAAGAGCGGTATCGCGAGCTGAGCGAAATTGAAGAGAACATCGCAATCATGAACGACCGTGCTCTTAAGAGAGACTAG
- a CDS encoding MFS transporter: MGFGVIASSLSILLIGHALSGLMTGSQPIAQAAISDLSTSETKALNMSMITFVICIGLVLGPLLGGIFSDPNLFAGFGFDTPFFIAAALYGIAALWILISFKKTFVPTKKKPLSLFHPIEVFIDAFRHREVRALVIIFLLI, from the coding sequence ATGGGATTTGGAGTGATTGCTTCCAGCCTTTCGATCCTACTCATAGGACACGCCCTATCGGGACTCATGACAGGAAGTCAACCCATTGCACAAGCAGCAATCTCTGATCTCTCAACCTCAGAGACCAAAGCACTCAACATGAGTATGATTACATTTGTTATTTGCATTGGTCTAGTCCTAGGGCCTCTACTGGGAGGCATATTTTCTGACCCAAATCTCTTTGCTGGGTTTGGATTTGATACTCCCTTCTTTATTGCAGCTGCCCTCTATGGAATTGCGGCACTGTGGATTCTAATCTCTTTTAAGAAAACATTTGTCCCCACAAAGAAAAAGCCTTTAAGTCTATTCCACCCAATAGAAGTTTTTATTGATGCTTTTAGGCATCGAGAAGTACGTGCCCTTGTGATCATTTTTCTCTTGATCTAA
- a CDS encoding RING finger domain-containing protein, translated as MEAVYQNRIKTCSYCIEPLAQVRSDGPRYTVTEGGDDIIGSKICFHLFHEECIRAWVEAGRSCPNCRDEEFSRNIVHFDGFTAKYETYLNAIEGTEPKPAANARLHRFSRTRGGLMRRIGLLIIVSVAFYVIFKVAPYIYGKLKKPEPPPKEGKARCLISIPPRA; from the coding sequence ATGGAAGCTGTTTATCAAAATAGAATTAAAACTTGTTCTTATTGTATCGAGCCTCTTGCTCAGGTCAGATCTGATGGTCCAAGATATACAGTTACTGAGGGTGGGGACGATATTATTGGTTCGAAGATTTGTTTTCATCTTTTCCATGAAGAATGTATTCGCGCTTGGGTTGAGGCAGGAAGATCTTGCCCAAACTGTAGAGATGAAGAATTTTCTAGAAATATCGTTCATTTCGATGGTTTTACTGCCAAATACGAAACCTATCTCAACGCTATAGAGGGTACGGAGCCCAAGCCTGCAGCAAACGCCCGTCTTCACCGTTTTTCAAGAACGCGGGGAGGTTTAATGCGTCGGATCGGGCTGTTGATCATTGTCTCTGTTGCTTTCTATGTGATTTTTAAAGTAGCACCTTATATCTATGGAAAACTGAAAAAACCCGAGCCTCCACCTAAGGAAGGCAAGGCAAGGTGCTTGATATCAATCCCTCCAAGGGCTTAG
- the rpsD gene encoding 30S ribosomal protein S4: protein MSRYTGPKNRIARRFGVNIFGRLRNPLLHKPNPPGMHGAKRRKKSDYGIQLEEKQKLKAVYGMLTDKQVLRYFHESVKKEGNAAHLLLQRLECRLDNIVYKLKFGSTIFQAQQLVAHGHVQVNGKKVDIRSFEVKPGMTISIREKSRNMKGLKESIENSSRIVPDYLSLDEKSFSGQLLSTPEADQIVLPLPINISLVCEFLAHTH from the coding sequence ATGTCACGCTATACTGGACCTAAGAACCGAATCGCCAGGCGTTTTGGAGTTAACATCTTTGGACGCTTACGCAACCCCCTTCTACACAAACCAAATCCTCCTGGAATGCATGGCGCAAAACGGAGAAAAAAATCTGATTATGGAATCCAGCTTGAAGAGAAACAAAAGTTGAAAGCCGTTTATGGAATGCTTACCGATAAGCAAGTCCTCCGCTATTTCCATGAATCTGTCAAGAAAGAGGGTAACGCTGCTCATCTTCTTCTTCAACGATTGGAATGTCGTCTTGATAATATCGTTTATAAGCTGAAATTTGGTTCTACTATTTTCCAAGCACAACAGCTTGTGGCTCACGGCCACGTCCAAGTTAACGGAAAGAAAGTGGATATCCGCTCATTTGAAGTGAAGCCTGGAATGACAATTTCAATAAGAGAAAAATCCCGAAACATGAAAGGACTTAAAGAAAGCATCGAGAACTCTTCTCGTATAGTTCCTGATTATCTTTCTTTAGATGAAAAAAGCTTTTCAGGACAACTCCTTTCGACTCCTGAAGCGGATCAAATTGTCCTACCTCTTCCCATTAACATTTCCCTCGTGTGCGAATTCTTGGCACACACCCACTAA
- a CDS encoding LysM peptidoglycan-binding domain-containing protein — MGLLDFILLLIQGVGYYCRMRYSYLEQVLSKRSRILIHALIISGTLNLALIATFVTLVIKERKRVVVPVAQVSERVKEVQLKNEEVLREFASMTYDTLVRELYDETHVEEGQRRCDLALAALTRYHDFDVKRAFVGFPVEQRKVVFGEESMVLFSGMRAERLEGVRLFARREVWPLTPRGLFNQIQNREEIPESLRESFILTNEFFEIKRAIGRLPYAISDETLFNLVTAGDWESVETFSSKDLVSFLVPRMEKGSKLAAYLMVLEERDYALKSLDDGQMEKLLALLTEKTPAIESFLKEVGDGIRADHVKELAGKPLENPPRQYTVQAGDSLWKISRMFDVKVEIIQEMNGLDSESLKPDIELTLPADTAPSPLHSE; from the coding sequence ATGGGGTTACTTGATTTTATTTTGCTTTTGATTCAAGGGGTGGGTTACTATTGCCGCATGCGTTATAGCTATTTGGAACAGGTTCTTTCAAAGCGATCGAGGATATTAATTCATGCACTCATTATTAGTGGAACGCTTAACCTAGCGCTTATTGCTACTTTTGTTACTTTAGTAATTAAGGAGCGAAAGAGGGTCGTGGTGCCTGTTGCGCAGGTGAGTGAGCGAGTAAAAGAGGTGCAGCTCAAAAACGAAGAGGTTCTGCGAGAGTTTGCTTCGATGACTTACGACACTTTAGTACGCGAGCTTTATGATGAAACACATGTTGAAGAGGGGCAGCGGCGGTGCGACCTCGCTTTAGCTGCCCTAACCCGTTATCATGATTTTGACGTTAAAAGGGCTTTTGTAGGATTTCCAGTGGAGCAGCGGAAGGTTGTTTTTGGTGAGGAATCAATGGTGCTGTTTTCTGGAATGAGAGCTGAAAGGCTTGAGGGAGTTCGTTTGTTTGCGCGGAGAGAAGTTTGGCCACTCACCCCAAGGGGACTCTTTAATCAGATTCAAAATAGAGAAGAAATTCCGGAGAGCTTGAGGGAGTCTTTTATTTTAACGAATGAATTTTTTGAGATCAAACGAGCGATAGGTCGTCTCCCTTACGCAATTTCGGATGAGACGCTTTTTAACCTTGTGACTGCAGGGGATTGGGAATCGGTAGAGACTTTTTCAAGTAAGGATCTTGTGTCTTTTTTAGTCCCTCGGATGGAAAAAGGCTCAAAACTCGCTGCTTATTTGATGGTTCTTGAAGAAAGAGACTATGCTCTAAAGAGTTTAGATGATGGTCAAATGGAAAAGCTGCTAGCTCTTCTGACTGAAAAGACTCCTGCGATCGAATCCTTTTTAAAAGAGGTAGGAGACGGAATCCGGGCAGACCACGTTAAAGAACTTGCTGGCAAGCCTCTTGAAAACCCTCCGCGTCAATATACGGTGCAGGCAGGGGATAGCCTTTGGAAGATCTCTCGGATGTTCGATGTAAAAGTAGAAATCATTCAAGAGATGAATGGGCTGGATTCAGAGAGTCTCAAGCCAGATATTGAACTTACTTTGCCCGCTGATACCGCGCCATCCCCACTCCACTCAGAATAA
- the yidD gene encoding membrane protein insertion efficiency factor YidD has product MKYFFIFLIRLYQWTIGPFTQGNCRFYPSCSEYGIKAFKKHGFFKGFYLTVRRLLRCHPWHPGGCDPLP; this is encoded by the coding sequence TTGAAATATTTTTTTATTTTCTTGATTCGTCTCTATCAGTGGACTATTGGTCCCTTCACTCAAGGAAACTGTCGCTTCTACCCTTCTTGCTCGGAATACGGGATAAAGGCCTTTAAGAAACATGGGTTTTTTAAAGGATTTTACCTTACGGTCCGACGCCTTCTCCGATGCCACCCTTGGCATCCAGGTGGCTGCGATCCTCTTCCCTAA
- the trhO gene encoding oxygen-dependent tRNA uridine(34) hydroxylase TrhO: MEENYLVLAFYALTQIEEPHREVKRWKRFLESIDAMGRIYINEDGVNSQMSIAHADSSKFYEWLLNDYPGTEIKVHQYSEHAFPKVTVKYREQLAAMDRDFDLSQGGEHVSSERWAKMVEERDEDTVILDVRNDYEWDVGHFEGTERPELKTFREFPKLAEDLAKTRDLKKTKVMMYCTGGIRCELYSCLMKDEGFKNVYQLDGGVIKYGLEQGNKQWKGNLFVFDDRLVVPISDKEKNEVISECLHCKAKIDTYYNCANMDCNDLFLSCLKCAEKMKGCCSEECIDAPRRRPFELTEDPKPFRKLPFEEKQALTPTDVASCQSAQ; the protein is encoded by the coding sequence ATGGAAGAGAATTATCTTGTACTTGCATTTTACGCGCTTACCCAGATTGAAGAGCCTCACCGCGAGGTAAAGCGGTGGAAACGGTTTTTGGAATCGATAGATGCTATGGGAAGAATCTACATCAATGAAGATGGGGTTAATTCTCAGATGAGCATCGCGCACGCAGACTCTTCAAAGTTTTATGAGTGGCTTCTAAATGATTATCCTGGCACAGAGATCAAAGTGCATCAGTATTCTGAGCATGCCTTTCCAAAAGTGACAGTTAAGTATCGCGAGCAGCTTGCTGCAATGGATCGCGATTTTGATTTGTCTCAAGGGGGCGAGCATGTTTCAAGTGAAAGATGGGCTAAAATGGTTGAAGAGCGCGATGAAGATACTGTCATCCTCGATGTCCGCAACGATTACGAGTGGGATGTGGGTCACTTTGAAGGGACTGAAAGACCCGAGCTTAAAACGTTTAGAGAATTCCCCAAGCTTGCTGAGGATTTAGCGAAGACGCGCGATCTAAAGAAGACCAAAGTGATGATGTATTGCACTGGTGGGATCCGCTGCGAACTTTACTCTTGCCTTATGAAGGATGAAGGGTTTAAAAATGTCTATCAGCTGGATGGTGGAGTCATTAAATATGGCCTTGAGCAGGGAAATAAGCAATGGAAGGGAAATCTATTCGTTTTTGACGATCGTTTAGTAGTTCCTATCTCTGATAAGGAAAAGAATGAGGTTATTAGTGAATGCCTTCATTGCAAGGCGAAGATTGATACGTATTACAACTGTGCGAATATGGATTGTAACGATCTCTTTTTGAGTTGTCTCAAGTGTGCTGAAAAGATGAAAGGATGCTGCTCAGAAGAGTGCATTGACGCTCCGAGGCGTCGTCCCTTTGAGCTAACAGAAGACCCCAAGCCATTCCGCAAACTTCCCTTTGAAGAGAAGCAGGCTCTTACTCCGACGGATGTTGCTTCTTGTCAATCAGCTCAATAG
- a CDS encoding S46 family peptidase, translating to MKSVFAFLIAVALTSHCFSDEGMWPLNQIPQKQIYESYGEDLDEEWATHAQQSCLRVSFGGSASFVSPNGLVMTNHHVGSKAIYDFSTEDTDLMKEGFYAESLGSELKCPNAYMDQLISIRDVTSKVNAQIASEMSLEEREEARKGAIAKIKENAQIETHLQPEIVTLYQGARYHLYLYKRFTDIRLVMAPEENIAFFGGDIENFEFPSHDLDVAFFRIYDNGQPLQNKDYFRWSASGPKIGEPLFVLGHPGRTERLFTKDHLCFYRDYAFPFLLEFIQGRIQCLNNFAKKSEESTRVAAQEKSRYSNVLKAYSALAKGLNEKTIILNKSDSEATILSKLSEEGQRPWKDLSSSLECAKSYFAEHFYLEGKASNFSKMFTWARHLLRHAEERSKSNELRLKEYIDSELPTLELSLLTVEPVYIEFERELLTHGLSRFVEILGENHPATQAALTGKSVENKVDELINGTRLFNLGYRRELFQNPETLADCDDSLICLARALDPFARELREKMTYGLDAAKSESYAKIAGVLFEHFGESMYPDATFTLRLSVGKMMGYHEETGYISPTTTLGEAYHKAIKNHYQAPYALPTSWQTKQGFVNEDTPFNFASTHDIIGGNSGSPVINAQREIVGLIFDGNMQSLTWDFEFDQNQGRAVSVHSEAILHTLEHIYNAKALVSEIRSSQNR from the coding sequence ATGAAATCTGTCTTTGCTTTTCTTATCGCAGTCGCTCTAACAAGCCACTGTTTTTCCGATGAGGGGATGTGGCCTCTAAATCAAATCCCTCAAAAGCAAATCTATGAAAGCTATGGTGAAGACTTAGACGAGGAGTGGGCGACCCACGCACAACAGTCTTGTCTACGTGTGAGCTTTGGCGGATCAGCATCTTTTGTTTCTCCAAATGGCCTTGTGATGACGAATCATCACGTAGGATCAAAGGCAATCTATGATTTTTCAACTGAAGATACCGATCTGATGAAAGAAGGATTTTATGCCGAGAGTCTTGGGTCAGAGCTCAAGTGTCCAAACGCCTACATGGATCAACTCATCTCGATTCGAGATGTAACCTCAAAAGTTAACGCTCAAATTGCCTCTGAAATGTCCCTTGAAGAAAGGGAAGAGGCTCGAAAAGGAGCAATCGCAAAGATAAAAGAAAATGCACAGATAGAGACCCATCTTCAACCTGAAATTGTCACCCTATATCAGGGCGCACGATATCACCTATACCTCTATAAACGTTTTACAGACATCCGTCTTGTAATGGCGCCCGAAGAAAATATCGCATTTTTTGGAGGAGATATTGAAAACTTTGAGTTTCCAAGCCATGACCTAGACGTTGCATTTTTCCGTATCTACGACAATGGACAGCCCCTGCAAAACAAAGATTACTTCAGATGGAGCGCATCTGGCCCAAAGATTGGAGAACCCCTGTTTGTACTGGGACATCCTGGAAGAACCGAGCGCCTCTTTACAAAAGACCACCTCTGTTTTTACCGAGACTATGCCTTTCCGTTTTTGCTAGAATTCATTCAGGGAAGAATCCAGTGTCTCAATAACTTTGCAAAAAAAAGCGAAGAAAGTACGCGAGTAGCTGCTCAGGAAAAGTCGCGCTACAGCAATGTACTTAAAGCTTATTCTGCTTTAGCTAAAGGATTAAATGAGAAAACAATTATCCTAAATAAGTCCGACAGTGAAGCAACGATTCTTTCAAAATTATCCGAGGAAGGACAAAGACCCTGGAAGGATTTATCTTCTTCTTTGGAGTGCGCAAAAAGTTATTTTGCAGAGCATTTTTACCTTGAAGGGAAAGCCTCGAACTTTTCAAAAATGTTCACTTGGGCAAGGCATCTCCTTCGCCACGCAGAAGAAAGATCAAAATCCAATGAATTAAGACTTAAAGAATATATCGATAGCGAGCTCCCAACTTTAGAGCTATCTCTGTTGACAGTTGAGCCTGTTTATATTGAGTTTGAAAGAGAACTACTTACTCATGGGCTCAGTCGATTCGTAGAAATTCTTGGTGAAAATCATCCTGCTACTCAAGCCGCTCTTACAGGAAAGTCTGTTGAAAACAAAGTCGATGAGTTGATAAATGGAACGCGACTCTTTAACCTTGGCTATCGAAGAGAGTTGTTTCAAAATCCTGAGACCCTAGCAGACTGCGACGATTCTCTAATTTGCTTAGCACGCGCTCTTGACCCCTTTGCTCGAGAATTGAGAGAAAAAATGACTTATGGTCTCGATGCCGCCAAAAGTGAAAGTTATGCCAAGATCGCGGGAGTGCTTTTCGAGCATTTTGGAGAGTCCATGTATCCAGATGCAACGTTCACCCTCCGCCTATCTGTGGGAAAAATGATGGGTTATCACGAAGAAACAGGGTATATCTCTCCAACAACAACGCTCGGTGAGGCCTACCACAAAGCAATCAAAAATCATTATCAAGCTCCCTATGCATTGCCAACAAGCTGGCAAACAAAGCAAGGTTTTGTGAATGAAGACACCCCATTTAATTTTGCCTCGACACACGATATTATTGGAGGAAACTCTGGCAGTCCCGTTATCAACGCGCAACGCGAAATTGTTGGACTCATCTTTGACGGGAATATGCAATCTCTGACTTGGGATTTTGAATTCGACCAAAACCAAGGGAGAGCCGTCAGTGTTCATTCTGAAGCAATCCTCCATACTTTGGAGCATATTTACAACGCCAAAGCTCTAGTAAGCGAGATCCGCAGTAGCCAAAATCGGTGA
- a CDS encoding methylated-DNA--[protein]-cysteine S-methyltransferase, giving the protein MLLRETRSIDSGVQRRWALGPPIHAQFILQDSKVSRIRLALAEEFSCSIDGEGLKEEIFAWMDAYSKRKKGPPLPLILSSLTPFTRKGLKAIASIEIGDVASYGEIASRVGCAKGARAIGNVCNKNSYPLVIPCHRVIQGDGAIGGFAYDLRVKKTLLAYELTLCD; this is encoded by the coding sequence GTGCTCTTAAGAGAGACTAGATCAATAGATTCAGGGGTCCAACGTCGTTGGGCCCTTGGACCTCCAATTCACGCCCAATTTATACTCCAAGACTCAAAAGTATCCCGTATTCGACTTGCTCTAGCTGAAGAGTTTAGCTGTTCCATTGATGGAGAAGGTCTCAAGGAAGAAATCTTTGCCTGGATGGACGCTTACTCCAAGCGAAAAAAAGGACCTCCCCTTCCCCTCATCCTCTCCTCCCTTACCCCCTTTACCCGAAAGGGATTAAAGGCTATTGCTTCCATTGAAATAGGAGACGTTGCAAGCTATGGGGAAATAGCTTCCCGCGTGGGGTGCGCAAAGGGTGCCAGGGCTATTGGCAATGTATGCAACAAAAACTCCTATCCACTTGTCATTCCCTGCCACAGGGTCATTCAAGGAGATGGGGCTATTGGGGGGTTTGCTTATGATTTAAGGGTAAAAAAAACTCTTCTCGCTTACGAACTCACTCTTTGTGATTAA